In Phaeobacter piscinae, one genomic interval encodes:
- a CDS encoding ureidoglycolate lyase, whose amino-acid sequence MKTVAIQPISAEGFAPFGDLVDSSGAPDKIINQGLCGRYHDRAQLDFSTGRAGLSLFNAEPRALPMPLLMVERHPEGSQAFIPMSETGFLVIVAPDTAGAPGEPLAFETRPGQVINFHRGTWHGVLTPLTAPGLFAVVDRIGDGANLEEHWFDTPYQVIRP is encoded by the coding sequence ATGAAAACCGTTGCAATACAACCCATCAGCGCTGAGGGGTTTGCCCCCTTCGGGGATCTTGTCGATAGCAGCGGAGCACCGGACAAGATCATCAATCAGGGGCTCTGTGGGCGATACCACGACCGCGCACAACTGGACTTCAGCACTGGCCGCGCGGGGCTGAGCCTGTTCAACGCTGAACCGCGCGCGCTGCCGATGCCTTTGTTGATGGTAGAACGTCACCCGGAGGGCAGTCAGGCCTTCATTCCGATGAGCGAGACCGGATTTCTGGTCATCGTCGCGCCGGACACAGCCGGCGCACCGGGGGAGCCGCTGGCCTTTGAAACGCGGCCTGGCCAGGTCATCAACTTCCATCGGGGCACTTGGCACGGGGTGTTGACGCCGCTGACCGCACCGGGGCTGTTTGCCGTGGTGGACCGGATCGGCGACGGGGCCAATCTGGAAGAGCATTGGTTCGACACCCCCTATCAGGTGATCCGACCGTAA
- a CDS encoding uracil-xanthine permease family protein translates to MADGSIGTPAQLRDPNYTPPLAKAVPLGIQHVLAMFVSNVTPAIIVAGAAGFGFGSNSPDFPELLYLIQMSMLFAGVATLLQTLTLGPVGAALPIVQGTSFAFLPIMIPLVAGKGVDALAALFGGVLIGGLFHAVLGLFIGRIRFALPPLVTGLVVTMIGLALVKVGIQYAAGGVPAIGTPEYGSLLNWSAALVVIIVTLGLKFFARGMLSISAVLLGLIVGYLYAMMMGMVTVEAIGNSWSRASAFALPVPFKYGIEFSAAAILGFCLMALVSAVETVGDVSGIARGGAGREATDKEIAGATYADGFGSALAGVFGGLPNTSFSQNVGLIAMTGVMSRHVVTIGALFLILCGLVPKVGAIIRTIPIEVLGGGVIVMFGMVVAAGISMLSDVDWNRRNMVIFAISLSIGLGLQLEPGAVQHLPDTLRILMTSGLLPAALIAIVLNLVLPHELASESTEEVSGGLSGQGRGSLPGE, encoded by the coding sequence ATGGCCGACGGCTCAATCGGAACGCCAGCCCAGCTGCGCGATCCCAACTACACTCCACCGCTGGCAAAGGCGGTGCCTCTGGGCATCCAGCACGTGCTGGCAATGTTCGTATCAAACGTGACCCCTGCCATTATCGTCGCCGGTGCGGCGGGATTTGGATTTGGCTCGAACTCTCCGGATTTTCCCGAGCTGTTGTATTTGATCCAGATGTCGATGCTGTTTGCCGGGGTGGCGACGCTGCTGCAGACGCTGACCCTCGGGCCGGTTGGCGCGGCGCTGCCAATTGTGCAGGGCACCAGCTTTGCCTTTCTGCCGATCATGATCCCGCTGGTTGCGGGCAAGGGAGTTGACGCGCTGGCCGCCCTGTTTGGCGGCGTGCTGATCGGGGGGCTGTTCCATGCGGTATTGGGCCTTTTCATCGGGCGCATCCGCTTTGCCCTGCCGCCGCTGGTCACCGGGCTGGTGGTCACGATGATCGGTCTCGCGCTGGTCAAGGTGGGTATCCAATACGCGGCCGGCGGCGTGCCTGCGATTGGCACCCCGGAATATGGATCTCTGCTCAACTGGTCAGCGGCGCTGGTGGTGATCATCGTCACCTTGGGGCTGAAATTCTTCGCCCGTGGGATGCTGTCGATCTCGGCGGTGTTGCTGGGGCTGATCGTGGGCTACCTCTATGCGATGATGATGGGGATGGTCACGGTTGAGGCGATCGGTAACAGCTGGTCGCGCGCCAGTGCCTTTGCCCTGCCGGTGCCATTCAAATACGGGATCGAGTTCTCCGCAGCGGCGATCCTCGGCTTTTGTCTCATGGCGCTGGTCTCGGCGGTGGAAACCGTCGGGGACGTCAGCGGCATCGCCCGTGGGGGTGCAGGCCGGGAAGCCACGGATAAGGAAATCGCCGGGGCGACCTATGCCGATGGTTTCGGCTCTGCGCTGGCGGGTGTGTTTGGCGGCCTGCCCAATACCTCCTTCAGCCAGAACGTTGGCCTGATCGCCATGACCGGCGTGATGAGCCGCCATGTCGTGACAATTGGCGCGCTGTTCCTGATCCTCTGCGGGCTGGTGCCCAAAGTCGGCGCGATCATTCGCACCATTCCGATTGAGGTGCTGGGCGGCGGCGTCATTGTCATGTTCGGCATGGTGGTGGCCGCCGGGATTTCGATGCTGTCGGATGTGGACTGGAACCGCCGCAACATGGTGATCTTTGCGATCTCACTCTCCATCGGGCTGGGGCTGCAGCTGGAGCCGGGCGCGGTGCAGCATCTGCCGGACACGCTGCGGATCCTGATGACCTCTGGCCTGCTGCCAGCGGCGCTGATCGCCATTGTCCTGAACCTGGTGCTGCCACATGAGCTTGCCAGCGAATCCACGGAAGAGGTTTCCGGCGGCCTTTCCGGTCAGGGCCGGGGCAGCCTGCCGGGGGAATAA
- a CDS encoding type I glyceraldehyde-3-phosphate dehydrogenase, which yields MKLAINGFGRIGRAILRQILTTPRGAGIELVCINDIAPLDMCAYLFQYDSTFGPYPDPVVIDGDSLRIADRVIRFHQSADLSTLDLSGVDVVLECTGIARTSDVAGRGLSAGGRKVLISGPSPAAERTVVLGANEAELGDGRIISNASCTTNGLAPLVKLLDAELGINSAHMTTIHCYTNSQPMVDAPRGDFARSRGGALSMVPTTTSATHLIDEVLPHLAGRISGAAVRVPTASVSAVDLVVQTERPMQGDQIADMLRAAVEAAPVLGWTDQPLVSSDLRARPESLVIAGPETRVTGAHQLRMFGWYDNEWGFSARMLDMARLMAEGA from the coding sequence ATGAAACTTGCAATCAACGGATTCGGCCGTATCGGCCGCGCTATTCTGCGCCAGATCCTGACCACGCCGCGCGGCGCCGGGATTGAGCTGGTTTGCATTAACGATATCGCGCCTTTGGACATGTGCGCCTATCTGTTTCAATACGACAGCACCTTTGGGCCCTACCCCGATCCGGTGGTGATCGACGGCGACAGTCTGCGCATCGCCGACCGCGTGATCCGCTTTCACCAGAGCGCGGATCTCAGCACGCTGGACCTGTCGGGTGTTGATGTGGTGCTGGAATGCACCGGCATCGCACGGACCTCGGATGTGGCGGGGCGTGGCCTGTCTGCCGGGGGGCGCAAGGTGCTGATCTCCGGCCCCTCCCCCGCAGCTGAACGCACGGTTGTTCTGGGCGCAAATGAGGCGGAGCTGGGGGATGGAAGGATCATCTCCAACGCCTCCTGCACCACCAATGGACTGGCCCCGCTGGTCAAACTGCTGGACGCGGAGCTGGGCATCAACAGCGCCCATATGACCACGATCCACTGCTATACGAATTCCCAACCGATGGTCGATGCGCCGCGAGGGGATTTTGCCCGCTCGCGAGGTGGCGCGCTCTCGATGGTGCCGACCACGACCTCCGCGACCCATCTGATTGACGAGGTTCTGCCGCATCTGGCGGGGCGGATCAGCGGCGCTGCGGTACGGGTCCCGACCGCCAGCGTCTCCGCCGTGGATCTGGTGGTGCAGACAGAGCGCCCGATGCAGGGCGATCAGATTGCCGACATGTTGCGCGCCGCCGTCGAGGCCGCGCCAGTGCTGGGCTGGACCGATCAACCGTTGGTCTCCTCCGATCTGCGGGCGCGCCCGGAATCGCTGGTCATCGCCGGACCGGAAACACGGGTGACGGGCGCCCATCAGCTGCGAATGTTTGGCTGGTACGACAATGAATGGGGCTTTTCCGCGCGAATGCTGGATATGGCGCGCCTGATGGCCGAGGGCGCATAA
- a CDS encoding bifunctional allantoicase/(S)-ureidoglycine aminohydrolase — translation MTAPHYYTPQGGHPGQEQLLTDRAMFTDAYAVIPKGTMRDITTSYLPGWQGMRMWVIARPLSGFAETFSQYIVELQPGGGSDAPEHDSAAQSVLFVTEGEVCLTLDGAQHILTPGGYAYIPAGAGWTLHNSSNSVAGFHWIRKRWEAAPGLEKPAPLITNERDIAPTVMPDTEGRWATTRFVDPADMSHDMHVTIVTFEPGGVIPFPETHVMEHGLYVLEGKAVYRLNQDWVEVEAGDFMWLRAFCPQACYAGGPGRFRYLLYKDVNRHMPLSPPR, via the coding sequence ATGACCGCGCCGCACTATTACACCCCTCAGGGAGGCCATCCCGGTCAGGAACAGTTGCTGACCGACCGCGCCATGTTCACCGATGCCTATGCAGTCATCCCCAAGGGCACGATGCGCGATATCACCACCTCCTATCTGCCGGGTTGGCAGGGCATGCGGATGTGGGTCATTGCCCGCCCGCTGAGCGGCTTTGCCGAGACGTTCTCGCAATATATTGTCGAACTGCAACCCGGTGGCGGCTCCGACGCGCCCGAACATGACAGCGCCGCACAATCCGTGCTGTTCGTGACGGAGGGCGAGGTTTGTCTGACCCTTGACGGGGCGCAGCATATTCTGACGCCGGGCGGCTATGCCTATATTCCGGCGGGTGCGGGCTGGACCCTGCACAACAGCAGCAACAGCGTGGCCGGGTTTCACTGGATCCGCAAACGCTGGGAGGCGGCGCCGGGGCTCGAGAAGCCCGCACCACTGATCACCAATGAGCGCGACATTGCCCCAACAGTGATGCCGGACACCGAAGGCCGCTGGGCCACCACCCGCTTTGTCGATCCGGCAGACATGTCCCATGATATGCATGTCACCATCGTCACCTTCGAACCCGGTGGCGTCATTCCGTTCCCAGAGACCCATGTGATGGAACACGGGCTGTATGTGCTGGAGGGCAAGGCTGTCTATCGCCTTAACCAAGATTGGGTCGAGGTGGAGGCCGGTGACTTCATGTGGCTGCGCGCCTTCTGCCCGCAAGCCTGCTATGCGGGTGGGCCGGGGCGCTTCCGCTATCTGCTCTACAAAGACGTCAACCGGCATATGCCACTGAGCCCCCCGCGCTAA
- a CDS encoding IclR family transcriptional regulator domain-containing protein, translating into MSEQDRNISSSFAKGLAVLAAFDAATPTLTLADIARRTGQDRATARRGALTLVQAGYLRQQGRVLSLTPQVLALSGGFLQANQFGRKVQPVLNRHARSLGAEITLATLDQGRVLLLAQSTVEHAPVTYGFTAGAHIPLVHTSLGRMLLGCLSADAAAETLATADMPRHTEQSLTEPGQILERVTTARQRGYAVTDSEFETGIIGYAVPVSRPEQRPIVVGSSSPRGVNPAQDTELSLRALQLCAAELRQSQALADL; encoded by the coding sequence ATGAGTGAACAAGACCGAAATATTTCCTCCAGCTTTGCCAAGGGGCTGGCTGTTCTCGCTGCATTTGATGCTGCAACCCCGACACTGACGCTGGCCGATATTGCCCGGCGCACCGGCCAGGACCGCGCCACCGCGCGGCGCGGGGCGCTGACGCTTGTGCAGGCGGGGTATCTGCGCCAGCAGGGCCGTGTCCTGTCGCTGACGCCACAGGTGCTGGCGCTGTCGGGCGGGTTTCTTCAGGCCAATCAATTTGGCCGCAAGGTACAGCCGGTGCTCAACCGTCATGCGCGCAGTCTGGGTGCGGAGATTACCCTTGCAACGCTGGATCAAGGGCGTGTGCTGCTGCTGGCGCAGTCCACAGTTGAACATGCGCCGGTCACTTACGGATTCACGGCCGGGGCCCATATCCCGCTGGTTCACACCAGTCTGGGCCGGATGCTGCTGGGCTGTTTGTCGGCAGACGCCGCCGCTGAAACACTGGCAACAGCGGATATGCCCCGCCACACCGAACAATCGCTGACCGAACCGGGGCAGATCCTTGAGCGGGTCACGACGGCGCGACAGCGGGGCTATGCGGTGACTGACAGCGAGTTTGAGACCGGCATTATCGGCTATGCGGTGCCGGTGTCGCGCCCGGAGCAGCGGCCGATTGTTGTTGGCAGCTCCTCCCCGCGCGGGGTGAACCCGGCGCAGGATACAGAACTGTCGTTGCGGGCATTGCAACTTTGCGCCGCTGAACTGCGCCAGAGCCAAGCCTTGGCTGATCTCTAA